From a region of the Corallococcus coralloides DSM 2259 genome:
- a CDS encoding serine hydrolase domain-containing protein, with protein MNEVLRDFTAHATPAKLNAAYADYGQPQFWQDLHTVSIKGPLGKDYAYSSADTELVAHTLEKIHGASYESLLAEFLAREAGMHDTWLRLRAQDANRLAPGYHSDNPVGTTPMPLLPWGAAGALKATMPEMVKYLRLQLSNHPAVTESHKPLVRFAEDFSIGYFWNIGQSSQLGTHYVHHGGVPRAQCYLYLVPKYQLGVFIITNQSGDATADAMERALAPLFDRVESMQGR; from the coding sequence GTGAATGAGGTGTTGAGGGACTTCACTGCGCATGCCACCCCGGCAAAGCTCAATGCCGCCTATGCGGACTACGGGCAGCCGCAGTTCTGGCAGGACCTGCACACCGTCAGCATCAAGGGCCCGCTCGGCAAGGACTATGCTTACTCGAGCGCCGACACCGAGTTGGTCGCGCACACCCTTGAGAAGATCCACGGGGCTTCCTACGAGTCGTTGCTCGCGGAGTTCCTGGCGCGGGAAGCCGGTATGCACGACACGTGGCTGCGCCTGCGTGCCCAGGACGCCAACCGCTTGGCTCCTGGCTACCACAGCGACAACCCGGTCGGCACCACGCCGATGCCACTCCTGCCCTGGGGCGCGGCGGGAGCCTTGAAGGCGACGATGCCGGAGATGGTGAAGTACTTGCGCTTGCAGTTGAGCAACCATCCCGCGGTGACAGAGTCACACAAGCCGCTGGTGCGCTTCGCGGAGGACTTCAGCATTGGCTATTTCTGGAACATCGGCCAGAGCAGCCAGTTGGGCACCCACTACGTGCATCACGGCGGCGTGCCTCGCGCGCAATGCTATCTCTACCTCGTGCCGAAGTATCAGTTGGGGGTGTTCATCATCACCAACCAGAGCGGCGATGCGACCGCCGACGCCATGGAACGCGCGCTGGCGCCCCTCTTTGACAGGGTCGAATCCATGCAGGGTCGCTAG
- a CDS encoding bifunctional metallophosphatase/5'-nucleotidase, producing the protein MPQATPRSSLLDARPSVFLLAGAFVTGMFLFAQGGCGGDECQDAADCREDKGPPASNTEWVCEDKRCEQHSVQVPPPDSGTDAGTPDAGTPDAGTPDAGTPDSGPTTVSVQVLAFNDFHGQLEEPAGQILTGVAPDGGPVRVNAGGVTYFARHIAALRAANPNTVVVAAGDLIGASPLLSGLFHDEPTVEAMNLIGLDLVAVGNHEFDEGSTELLRMQSGGCHPVDGCLDGDGFPGAKFKFLAANVATGVDRTLFPRYDVREFEGVKVAFIGMTLEATPESVIPTGVAGLTFKDEVQTVNALVPELRRQGIEAIIVVVHQGGIPTSGSLVNDCKGAGADGLISGAIVGVAKGLNDAVDVIVSGHTHQAYNCVIDGKVVTSASSMGQLVTDIDLTLSKATGDVVEARANNVIVTRDVQEVGAVKELVTKYQELVTPRANRVIGWVSQTLRTQSDSVGQSTLGFVIADSHLEATKPANLGGAQVAFMNPGGMRADIAQGEVTYGEAFTTQPFGNSLVTLTLTGAQIEQLLERQWRPSGFTLMLLPSVGFTYAFSASAPVGSRVDPASIRINGVTVDPAANYRVTANNYLASGGDGFQVFAEGTNRLGGAVDSDALEAYLKAHSSQASPLPAPALNRITMLP; encoded by the coding sequence ATGCCCCAAGCCACACCGCGCTCGTCACTTCTGGACGCGCGTCCCAGTGTCTTCCTGCTCGCCGGAGCGTTCGTCACCGGCATGTTCCTCTTCGCCCAGGGCGGCTGCGGAGGTGATGAGTGCCAGGACGCCGCCGACTGCCGTGAAGACAAGGGACCGCCGGCTTCGAACACGGAGTGGGTCTGCGAGGACAAGCGCTGTGAGCAGCATTCCGTCCAGGTGCCGCCCCCGGATTCCGGCACGGACGCGGGGACGCCCGACGCGGGGACGCCCGACGCGGGGACGCCCGACGCGGGGACTCCCGACTCGGGTCCCACCACGGTGAGCGTGCAGGTGCTCGCGTTCAATGACTTCCACGGGCAGCTCGAGGAGCCCGCGGGTCAGATTCTGACGGGCGTGGCCCCCGACGGTGGACCGGTACGGGTGAACGCGGGCGGCGTGACGTACTTCGCCCGGCACATCGCGGCCCTGCGGGCCGCCAATCCGAACACGGTGGTGGTAGCGGCGGGAGACCTCATCGGCGCATCCCCGCTGCTGTCGGGGCTCTTCCACGACGAGCCCACCGTCGAGGCGATGAACCTGATTGGCCTGGACCTGGTCGCGGTGGGCAACCACGAGTTCGACGAGGGCAGCACGGAGCTGTTGCGCATGCAGTCGGGCGGCTGCCACCCGGTGGATGGCTGCCTGGACGGGGATGGCTTCCCGGGCGCGAAGTTCAAGTTCCTGGCGGCCAACGTGGCCACGGGCGTGGACCGCACGCTGTTCCCCCGCTACGACGTGCGCGAGTTCGAGGGCGTGAAGGTGGCCTTCATCGGCATGACGTTGGAGGCCACGCCGGAAAGCGTCATACCCACGGGCGTGGCGGGGCTCACCTTCAAGGACGAAGTGCAGACGGTGAACGCGCTGGTGCCGGAACTGCGGCGGCAGGGCATCGAAGCCATCATCGTGGTGGTGCACCAGGGCGGAATTCCGACCTCGGGCTCGCTGGTGAACGACTGCAAGGGCGCGGGTGCGGACGGCCTCATCTCAGGTGCCATCGTGGGCGTGGCCAAGGGCCTCAACGACGCGGTGGATGTCATCGTCAGCGGCCACACGCATCAGGCCTACAACTGCGTCATCGATGGCAAGGTCGTCACGAGCGCCTCGTCGATGGGGCAGCTCGTCACGGACATCGACCTGACGTTGAGCAAGGCGACGGGCGACGTCGTGGAGGCGCGAGCGAACAACGTCATCGTCACTCGCGACGTGCAGGAGGTCGGCGCGGTGAAGGAGCTGGTGACGAAGTACCAGGAGCTCGTCACGCCGAGGGCCAACCGGGTCATCGGCTGGGTGTCGCAGACGCTCAGGACACAGTCGGACTCCGTGGGCCAGTCCACCCTGGGCTTCGTCATCGCGGACTCGCATCTGGAGGCGACGAAGCCCGCGAACCTGGGTGGGGCGCAGGTGGCCTTCATGAACCCGGGCGGCATGCGCGCGGACATCGCCCAGGGCGAGGTCACCTACGGCGAGGCCTTCACCACGCAGCCGTTCGGCAACAGCCTGGTCACCCTGACGCTGACGGGCGCGCAAATCGAACAACTGCTGGAGCGGCAGTGGCGGCCGTCGGGATTCACCCTCATGCTGCTTCCGTCGGTGGGCTTCACCTATGCGTTCAGCGCGTCGGCGCCCGTCGGAAGCCGCGTCGACCCGGCGTCCATCCGGATCAACGGCGTGACGGTGGACCCGGCGGCGAACTACCGCGTCACCGCGAACAACTACCTCGCGAGTGGGGGTGATGGCTTCCAGGTGTTCGCCGAGGGGACGAACCGGCTGGGTGGCGCCGTGGACAGCGACGCGCTGGAGGCATACCTGAAGGCACACAGCAGCCAGGCGAGCCCCTTGCCCGCCCCCGCGCTCAATCGCATCACCATGCTGCCCTAA
- a CDS encoding IS3 family transposase (programmed frameshift), which produces MSESEKKQRRQRRSFRPEFKAGAVKLVLEEGKSVAAVAQDLDLTETALRKWVEQSKADKGQGKPGALTSEERVELSGLRKRVRQLEMERDLLKNGGGLLREGDEVKFRFIHAQKASTSVAFMCHQLGVSRSGYYAWAKRPESQRQKSDRELAVEVTAIHQESRGTYGSPRVHAELRARGRRVSEKRVARLMRREGLAARRRRRFVRTTDSKHAHPVAPNVVARDFLPPAPNRTWAGDITYVWTAEGWLYLAVVLDLFSRRVVGWSMSESIDRYLVLAALDMALAGREAPALHHSDRGSQYASDDYRERLATSGITCSMSRKGNCWDNAVVESFFSSLKMELVHPRSFRTREEARLALFEYIEVFYNRRRRHSSLGYVSPAEYARTAAVQRQAA; this is translated from the exons ATGTCGGAGAGCGAGAAGAAGCAGAGGCGGCAGCGGCGTAGCTTCCGCCCAGAGTTCAAGGCCGGGGCCGTGAAGCTGGTGCTGGAGGAGGGCAAGTCCGTCGCGGCGGTGGCGCAGGACCTGGACCTGACCGAGACGGCCCTCCGCAAGTGGGTGGAGCAGTCGAAGGCCGACAAGGGCCAGGGCAAGCCGGGTGCGCTCACCAGCGAGGAGCGGGTGGAACTCTCCGGGCTGCGCAAGCGCGTGCGCCAGCTCGAGATGGAGCGAGACCTGCTAAAAAATG GCGGCGGCCTTCTTCGCGAAGGAGATGAAGTGAAGTTCCGCTTCATCCACGCGCAGAAGGCCTCCACGTCGGTAGCCTTCATGTGTCACCAACTGGGCGTCTCTCGCTCCGGCTACTACGCCTGGGCGAAAAGGCCCGAGTCTCAGCGCCAGAAGAGCGACCGCGAGCTGGCCGTGGAGGTGACGGCCATTCACCAGGAGAGCCGCGGCACCTATGGCAGCCCTCGCGTCCATGCGGAGCTGCGCGCACGGGGTCGCCGCGTCTCCGAGAAACGCGTCGCGCGCCTCATGCGCCGGGAGGGCCTGGCGGCACGCAGGAGGCGCCGCTTCGTGCGAACCACCGACAGCAAGCATGCGCATCCTGTCGCTCCCAACGTCGTGGCTCGCGACTTCCTCCCTCCCGCCCCCAACCGCACCTGGGCAGGCGACATCACCTACGTCTGGACTGCCGAGGGCTGGCTCTACCTGGCCGTGGTGCTCGACCTCTTCAGTCGCCGCGTCGTGGGCTGGAGCATGAGTGAGTCCATCGACCGTTACCTGGTCCTCGCCGCGCTCGACATGGCGCTCGCGGGGCGGGAGGCACCCGCGCTGCATCACTCCGACAGGGGCAGTCAATACGCCAGCGACGACTACCGAGAGCGACTGGCGACGAGCGGCATCACCTGCTCGATGAGTCGCAAGGGCAACTGCTGGGACAATGCCGTGGTGGAGAGCTTCTTCAGCAGCCTGAAGATGGAACTCGTCCATCCGCGCAGTTTCCGGACGCGAGAGGAGGCCCGGCTTGCGCTGTTCGAATATATCGAGGTGTTCTACAACCGCAGGCGCCGTCACTCGTCGCTCGGCTATGTCAGTCCCGCCGAGTACGCGAGGACGGCTGCGGTGCAAAGGCAGGCAGCGTAG
- a CDS encoding VOC family protein: protein MAEKIINCLWFDHGEARNAAKFYAGVFPNSRVGPVHEAATDFPDGKAGDELTVEFTVLGRDFVGLNGGPAFKPDEAVSFMVVTENQEETDRYWNAIVGNGGAESACGWCKDRWGFSWQITPRVLLDATTHPDKAAAKRAMDAMMTMRKIDIAKIEAAVRGGG from the coding sequence ATGGCGGAGAAGATTATCAATTGCCTGTGGTTCGACCATGGCGAGGCGCGCAATGCTGCGAAATTCTACGCCGGCGTGTTCCCCAACAGCCGCGTTGGCCCGGTCCACGAAGCCGCGACCGACTTTCCCGATGGCAAGGCGGGGGACGAGCTGACCGTGGAGTTCACCGTCCTCGGCCGTGATTTCGTCGGGCTCAACGGCGGGCCGGCGTTCAAGCCTGACGAGGCGGTCAGTTTCATGGTGGTCACCGAGAACCAGGAAGAAACCGACCGCTACTGGAATGCGATCGTCGGCAATGGCGGCGCGGAGAGCGCCTGCGGCTGGTGCAAGGACCGCTGGGGCTTTTCGTGGCAGATCACGCCGCGCGTGCTGCTCGATGCGACGACCCACCCGGACAAGGCGGCGGCCAAGCGTGCGATGGACGCGATGATGACGATGCGAAAGATCGACATCGCAAAGATCGAGGCCGCGGTCCGCGGGGGAGGCTGA
- a CDS encoding WD40 repeat domain-containing protein, which translates to MPQDLASLTELSTLEALIDAEGVDGLLAALDDALARTPADTRVLHEDGPTVGPRTLGVLRKAVTLDADFLREHPEAIFQCLYNRLRWYDAPDAARHFSVTGQGPWDDPEAHLHQLAAWWRRQRESSGGAPWVESLLPLRGALEGADVYLWHESQVLCAAFDATGTRLATGSYTDGSHGDGNNVHVWDVATGKQLRVMEGHEMEVRGISWSPDGKRLASGSRAHEARVWDVETGEHLHLFRRQEGQVTSVAFSPDGTLLAVANLGWLIHLYDLDTGEKVRTLKGHQQSVLSVAFHPSGRWLVSGASDDTVRVWEVATGEQVARLDAQRSVSTVAFSPDGEWLAWADLDDVGVAETKTWQRVRGIQGGSRYSHVQWLGTSRLGLLGYDRLEVLDVKDGASVWSRPYSSDGHERGAAFSPDLKHFALTAVDGGVLLSRLDAPTPPRLLSEQHRVKHLWGRAEGALAVAMRMDGMLVIDAQGHVREPPPEANASNLHAWRFSGNDALAAYPVTSYLEDGWRRGIQLFDLARLAPTMELTGKPLEGRDASRKMTMKQVMTFSPDTTLLAGTFELGVVRVWRVADGQLLHTLKGPEAPVTMVEFTPDGAYVVSGHEEPSRLQVHDVKTGRLVLDTQALMKPAVAYTAAARVPRIAVGRASGELELFDLTAGFRRVLQVSEEPVIAASLSEDGLRVAVCTLDDRVRLYEADTGRLMYEVQHPALPFLVAMEGDVLVTRSDDQKTRFFDLATGAPRDVLDGNAEPDEVTRRAYWEVLSDEPVAFHRRMDTTPLAHFHDSLEETILLRDGLVVARGLTVPDFLYVLKLHDASGGA; encoded by the coding sequence ATGCCCCAAGACCTCGCATCCCTCACCGAGCTCTCCACCCTCGAAGCCCTCATCGACGCCGAAGGGGTGGACGGGCTGCTCGCCGCGCTCGACGACGCGCTCGCCCGGACGCCCGCGGACACGCGCGTGCTGCACGAGGACGGCCCCACCGTGGGGCCTCGGACGCTCGGCGTGCTGCGCAAGGCCGTCACCCTCGACGCGGACTTCCTGCGCGAGCACCCCGAGGCAATCTTCCAGTGCCTCTACAACCGGCTGCGCTGGTACGACGCGCCAGACGCCGCTCGGCACTTCTCCGTCACGGGCCAGGGCCCCTGGGACGACCCGGAGGCGCACCTCCACCAGCTCGCGGCTTGGTGGCGACGGCAGCGCGAGTCCTCCGGCGGCGCGCCCTGGGTGGAGTCCCTCCTGCCGCTGCGTGGCGCGCTGGAGGGTGCCGACGTGTACCTCTGGCACGAGTCCCAGGTGTTGTGCGCGGCCTTCGATGCGACGGGGACGCGGCTCGCCACCGGCTCGTACACCGACGGCTCGCACGGCGACGGTAACAACGTCCACGTCTGGGACGTGGCGACGGGCAAGCAACTCCGGGTGATGGAGGGCCACGAGATGGAGGTGCGCGGGATTTCGTGGAGCCCGGATGGCAAGCGGCTGGCCTCGGGCTCCAGGGCGCATGAAGCGCGCGTCTGGGACGTGGAGACGGGAGAGCACCTGCACCTGTTCCGCCGTCAGGAGGGACAGGTGACGTCGGTGGCCTTCAGCCCGGATGGCACGCTGCTGGCGGTGGCCAACCTCGGCTGGCTCATCCACCTGTATGACCTGGACACGGGTGAGAAGGTCCGCACGCTCAAGGGGCACCAGCAGTCCGTGCTGAGCGTGGCGTTCCATCCCTCGGGGCGCTGGCTCGTGTCGGGCGCGTCGGACGACACGGTGCGCGTGTGGGAAGTGGCCACGGGCGAGCAGGTGGCGCGGTTGGATGCGCAGCGCTCCGTGAGCACCGTGGCCTTCAGTCCGGACGGCGAGTGGCTCGCGTGGGCGGACCTCGACGACGTCGGCGTGGCGGAGACGAAGACCTGGCAGCGGGTGCGCGGCATCCAGGGGGGCTCGCGCTACTCCCACGTGCAGTGGCTGGGGACCTCGCGGCTGGGCCTCTTGGGGTACGACCGGCTGGAGGTGCTGGACGTGAAGGACGGCGCCTCGGTGTGGTCGCGTCCCTATTCCTCGGACGGGCACGAGCGCGGCGCGGCCTTCTCGCCGGACCTGAAGCACTTCGCGCTGACGGCCGTCGATGGCGGTGTGCTGCTGAGCCGGCTCGATGCGCCCACTCCCCCCAGGCTCCTCTCCGAGCAGCACCGCGTGAAGCACCTGTGGGGACGGGCCGAGGGAGCCCTGGCCGTCGCGATGCGGATGGATGGCATGCTCGTCATCGATGCCCAGGGCCACGTACGCGAGCCACCGCCCGAGGCCAATGCATCCAACCTGCATGCCTGGCGCTTCAGCGGGAACGACGCGCTGGCCGCCTATCCCGTCACGAGCTACCTGGAGGACGGGTGGCGACGGGGCATCCAGTTGTTCGACCTGGCACGCCTCGCACCGACGATGGAGCTGACCGGGAAGCCGCTGGAGGGGCGGGATGCATCCAGGAAGATGACGATGAAGCAGGTCATGACCTTCTCCCCGGACACGACGCTGCTCGCGGGGACGTTCGAGCTGGGCGTGGTGCGAGTGTGGCGCGTGGCCGACGGCCAGTTGCTCCACACCCTCAAGGGCCCCGAGGCCCCTGTCACGATGGTGGAGTTCACCCCGGACGGCGCCTACGTCGTGTCGGGCCATGAAGAGCCCTCCCGGCTCCAGGTGCACGACGTGAAGACGGGCCGGCTTGTGCTCGACACGCAGGCCTTGATGAAGCCCGCGGTGGCGTACACGGCGGCCGCTCGCGTGCCGCGCATCGCGGTGGGACGGGCCTCGGGTGAGCTCGAGCTCTTCGACCTGACCGCGGGTTTCCGGCGCGTGCTCCAGGTCTCCGAAGAGCCGGTCATCGCCGCGAGCCTCTCCGAGGATGGCCTGCGGGTGGCCGTGTGCACACTAGACGACCGGGTGCGCCTGTATGAAGCGGACACGGGGCGGCTCATGTACGAGGTACAGCACCCCGCGCTGCCGTTCCTGGTGGCCATGGAAGGGGACGTGCTCGTCACCCGCTCGGATGACCAGAAGACGCGCTTCTTCGACCTCGCCACGGGGGCGCCGAGGGATGTGCTCGATGGTAACGCGGAGCCCGATGAGGTGACGCGCCGCGCGTACTGGGAGGTGCTCAGCGACGAGCCCGTCGCGTTCCATCGCCGGATGGACACCACGCCCCTGGCGCACTTCCACGACTCGCTGGAGGAGACGATCCTCCTGCGTGACGGGCTCGTCGTGGCACGCGGACTCACCGTCCCGGACTTCCTCTACGTGCTGAAGCTCCACGACGCCTCGGGCGGAGCCTGA
- a CDS encoding IS630 family transposase: MVTPGNNQKRYVAGALDASTARMTWVQGEKKTSALFIDLVRAVDAAYPRARRLHFILDNAATHSSKKTKKALEAMGERLVLHFLPPYCPEGNRIERVWWDVHANVTRNHRCKKMEALMAEVDAYLDARNSQKTASPILRAAPARRAA; encoded by the coding sequence GTGGTGACGCCCGGCAACAACCAGAAGCGTTACGTGGCCGGAGCCCTGGATGCGAGCACGGCCCGAATGACGTGGGTGCAGGGCGAGAAGAAGACGAGTGCCCTCTTCATCGACCTGGTGCGTGCTGTCGACGCCGCCTACCCAAGGGCCAGGCGCCTACACTTCATCCTCGACAATGCCGCCACCCACTCCAGCAAGAAGACGAAGAAGGCGCTGGAGGCAATGGGGGAGAGGCTGGTGCTGCACTTCCTGCCGCCGTACTGCCCCGAGGGCAACCGCATCGAGCGCGTTTGGTGGGACGTGCATGCCAACGTCACTCGCAACCACCGCTGCAAGAAGATGGAGGCGCTCATGGCCGAGGTAGACGCCTACCTTGACGCACGCAACTCGCAGAAGACGGCCAGCCCCATACTGCGCGCCGCTCCTGCTCGACGCGCAGCTTGA
- a CDS encoding HNH endonuclease yields MEDSEFLQPLDPRWKSGHATFADHYDLLVFHACNLRGDNPPREFRGSRDDKKCALCDKGKGEATFRKEAHLIPAAFGNRHLFSNEECDRCNEGYGETHDDHLSKMFLPQRAVGRVRGRRGTAKLKHPGGESHVGGGQFDGPLPVVLSGSDTTVEFKVSEASKTATLSMLAPPYRPVDAIKSILRSIWLSLEAAERQKHSLIRDFILGKTSLSPTEYFEFFIPSGYSATILECWQKKPSSQLSTAPLIARFSCVNTSLVWCAPEAPDGRHLPSLLPPFEGLPKDTHPTGSMTAVATSDAVYKPKRTTYSLTFAQRITNSPNQPTPAILPVRKEHRKADVRLELITPDGGTQTISGVPMTAQWQARKVSRVLLKGGAFAGSLTVHSKASGRANVHAEYRLHSAPAHDARRTLDFVLALQRSGGILKVHSIETGGLLMRIETPPTDMTAEEPPVAKILDWLSAINREFGVDLRVPQDENALIPEDAEVLAVAIQHGAVEIPLKDPIQVFIPREDLDGFLETLNAGLDLENFSEPAYEVFGHTFRPGMVRTILVKPKLENTADAPKNEDVGTHRDETATLQLHCKSAIHIFERWVKGEQLQPFDRERSSRDSQASPGSLAR; encoded by the coding sequence ATGGAAGATAGCGAATTTTTACAGCCCTTAGACCCAAGATGGAAGAGCGGCCATGCAACCTTCGCCGACCACTACGACCTGCTCGTTTTCCACGCCTGCAACCTAAGAGGCGACAACCCACCTCGCGAATTCCGAGGCTCGCGCGACGACAAGAAGTGCGCACTTTGCGACAAGGGAAAAGGTGAGGCCACGTTCAGGAAAGAGGCGCACCTCATTCCCGCAGCCTTTGGGAATCGACATCTCTTCTCGAATGAAGAATGCGACAGGTGCAATGAAGGATACGGCGAGACACACGACGACCATCTGTCAAAAATGTTCCTTCCACAGCGCGCCGTTGGCCGCGTCAGGGGGCGGAGGGGCACCGCAAAATTGAAACATCCGGGAGGAGAGTCACACGTCGGCGGCGGCCAGTTTGACGGACCATTGCCAGTCGTACTGAGCGGCAGCGACACCACCGTGGAATTCAAGGTGTCCGAAGCGAGCAAAACAGCAACCCTCAGCATGCTCGCCCCGCCCTATCGCCCTGTCGACGCAATTAAATCAATCCTGCGATCCATCTGGCTGTCACTGGAAGCCGCGGAGCGGCAGAAGCATTCGCTCATTCGAGATTTCATTCTCGGAAAAACCAGCCTCTCACCCACAGAATACTTCGAATTCTTCATCCCAAGCGGATACTCAGCAACAATTCTTGAATGCTGGCAAAAGAAACCATCCAGTCAATTATCAACCGCGCCACTCATCGCTCGATTCTCCTGCGTCAACACATCCCTTGTATGGTGCGCCCCCGAGGCGCCAGACGGAAGACACCTCCCCTCATTGCTTCCTCCGTTTGAAGGGCTACCTAAAGACACGCACCCCACTGGAAGCATGACAGCGGTAGCGACCTCCGATGCCGTCTACAAGCCCAAGCGAACAACCTACTCTCTCACTTTTGCACAACGAATCACCAATAGCCCCAACCAACCAACCCCAGCCATTCTACCCGTCAGAAAAGAGCACCGAAAGGCAGATGTTCGCCTGGAACTAATCACACCAGACGGCGGCACACAGACCATATCGGGCGTCCCAATGACCGCGCAATGGCAGGCTCGAAAAGTCAGCCGCGTTCTGCTCAAGGGGGGCGCGTTCGCGGGATCCTTGACCGTTCATAGCAAGGCCTCCGGCCGAGCCAACGTACATGCAGAGTACAGGCTTCACTCCGCCCCTGCTCATGACGCGCGCAGGACGCTTGATTTTGTTCTAGCGCTGCAGCGCTCTGGCGGCATCCTCAAGGTGCACAGCATCGAGACTGGAGGACTCTTGATGCGGATTGAGACCCCTCCCACGGACATGACTGCCGAGGAGCCTCCGGTTGCAAAAATTCTCGATTGGCTTTCTGCAATCAATCGCGAGTTCGGCGTCGACCTTAGAGTTCCGCAGGACGAAAATGCCTTAATCCCAGAAGACGCAGAAGTCCTGGCGGTGGCCATTCAGCATGGTGCGGTGGAAATACCGCTAAAGGACCCCATCCAAGTTTTCATTCCGCGCGAAGACCTGGACGGCTTCCTCGAAACCCTCAACGCAGGATTGGATTTAGAGAACTTCTCAGAACCAGCGTACGAGGTATTCGGACACACGTTCCGACCAGGCATGGTGCGCACCATTTTAGTCAAACCGAAGTTAGAAAATACAGCCGACGCACCCAAAAATGAAGACGTAGGCACTCATCGCGACGAAACCGCGACCCTGCAACTCCACTGCAAGTCGGCAATCCATATCTTTGAGAGATGGGTAAAAGGCGAACAACTGCAGCCCTTTGACCGGGAGAGGTCTAGTCGGGACAGTCAGGCCTCGCCCGGGTCTTTGGCACGGTGA